Below is a window of Streptomyces sp. ITFR-16 DNA.
CACGGAGCCGAGGACCAGTCCGGCACCCCGCACGACCGTGGTGGCGGGGTCGTCCCCGAGCCGGACCGGGACGCCCAGGCGAACCGCGATCCGGTGGGTGACGTCCGGGCGCAGCGCACCGCCGCCGGCGAGCAACGGCCCCCTGCGCAGGGCCCCGAGCAGCGCGCCGTGCCGGTCCTGCCGCCACATGGCCATGACCATGTCCAGCGCGGCGCGGACGAGGGCGGTGGGCGGCTCGCCCGGTTCCAGGTCACTGAGCCCGGTCTCGGCCAGCCGCGCGTCGCGCACCCTTCCGTCGACGAGCAGGGTCGCCTCGGTCAGCTCGGCGCCGATGTCGACGACGAGCAGCGGGCCGCCGTCCCCCGGGCCGGCGTACGCGGCGGCGGCCCGGGCGCTGTCGAGGACGACGACGCTCCCCGGGCCGAGCGCGCGCAGCAACTCCCGGGCCTCGGCCCGGTGTCCGGACCCGGCGAGCACGGGGTGGCTGAGGACGATCACCGTGTCGCCCCGGTCGGCGCCGAGGGCCGTCTCCGCGATGCGGGCCAGCATCCGGCCGCACGACTCCCTGTCGACGATGCGGCCGCGCCGCACCGGACGCCCGGTCCCGTGCGCACCGTCCGGGCCGCTTCCGGTGTCCGCGACGACGCCCTGGCCGGGGATCCAGACGCGAGTGCGGGAGCTGCCGAGGTCGAGCGCGAGCCCCCGGGTGGCGCCCCCGAACCGCCCGCCGTGCGCAGCACGCATCGCCATCGT
It encodes the following:
- a CDS encoding rod shape-determining protein MreC — its product is MRAAHGGRFGGATRGLALDLGSSRTRVWIPGQGVVADTGSGPDGAHGTGRPVRRGRIVDRESCGRMLARIAETALGADRGDTVIVLSHPVLAGSGHRAEARELLRALGPGSVVVLDSARAAAAYAGPGDGGPLLVVDIGAELTEATLLVDGRVRDARLAETGLSDLEPGEPPTALVRAALDMVMAMWRQDRHGALLGALRRGPLLAGGGALRPDVTHRIAVRLGVPVRLGDDPATTVVRGAGLVLGSVLRHGSAAPALPGRSG